From the Elaeis guineensis isolate ETL-2024a chromosome 16, EG11, whole genome shotgun sequence genome, the window GATTCCCCCTAACCAAATGGATCCTAAGTTGCtctggataaaaataatcataattTATATCTATCAAATactaataatataatctattttAGTCTTCAACCTTCCACACCGTCGCAACTAGGATCATCTACAAAAGATGCAATAGTGGATAACAGATTGAACTTGTGACCTATTTTATCATCTGGCTTATGCTTTGCAAGGATTTGTCCTGCCTCATAAGCCTTGAATTCATCTAATGTGACTAGACTTTGTCAAAATGCTGCAATTATGTGCCCCATAATTCATAGCAATTACCATCCAATCAGTCGACAAGCACCTAGGCAGATTGAGCATTGCTTGCCAAACCTACAAGCATCTAGCTAGAACCAATGACAGAGAAAATGCTGACTCTTTCAGACATTCTAAGAAATATTGACCTGTTAGAAACAAACTAGTTAGTTTCTGATGCAGATGTTGAGAAGTTCTTTCAGACGCTTTGGTTCGAACATTTAAGATCATTCAGCAATGAGCATGTTTCTCGTGGTTAAAAAGGAGAAGAAACATCCTATCATTGTCATACAACAAGTAGAATCCTCCAAGGGCAACAAGGAAAGTAGTTCACAAAGAAGAGGAACCGAGTTCACTTATTCTTGTGCACTGATAGATGAAACATAACATACGGTCTATAGATAGCTTAAATGTATCAAAAGTAGCACAAACACAACTATAACTTCCTGACAGTTCTATACAGGGATAACAGGAACATCCACTAAAGACTTAATATGACTTGATGCGGAATTGGACACCATCTGACAGCATACGGTATAAGGATCATCTTTCCAACAAAAAGAGATATCGATTAAGATATCTTTCATGTGCAATGTTGCTCAACGATCTGCATTAATTCCCAAGATACGGACTCTGTGCATGTTTGGTAACTTGGCAACTACCAGCACTATCACTGCAAGCGTATTGAGTGAAAGCATTGGATTTTGGTAATCAGTTGTGTGGGAAGATATCAAGTACCTGCACATATGGACAGGAGAAATCAAGTAGCATAACAAGAAAATAAGAAGTAAAATATGCtggtttttgaaaaatttttgataaaaaatttctaAGAAATCTGGATGTATGGTAGTCTAGATTTGCTGAATGCCATTGATTAGGTCTACATGAACTAAAATGACTTCCAACTACCAACAAAGGAAATGAAAAGGAAGAGACCTCATGCAGATAGCAAGTtcttgaaataaaatgcaaatacTAGATGTTCAAGTTAGTTTAACCTGATGAGACCAATAACTAGCTGATTATGGATTCACTCAGAACTGATGGGATCTGGCTGAAGTTGGTTGTAGCCTTCTCTGTATATATATCAAATGAAATGCCTACAACTTGGGCTATAACCAGTTTAAACATGTTCAGCAAGCATGACAAACAAGAATGGGTTGTGGACTACAAACTAATATGGGAAAACAGGAAATATCAAATATGTGGAAAACATTATCCACTTTGCAAAACTTTAGCATGCTTGGAAACTAACTTGAGAACCACAATGCTTCATGATAAATGAATACTTCAGTCTGGTGAGAGGTACAATTATAAGATTGAGAATTACAAGATTGTTTTAGGAAGAATATTAACTCCTATATTTGGTTTCCAACTTGACAACCTGGTTATCTAACAATGAAACAAAATCAAGCTATGAAACTCATATCTCAGAAGTCTAGCAAAATCTGTCTACCATAGAATCAGACATAATATGTAAGGCTGAATGATGTAATTTCCAACATATTTTGGACACAAAATCATCTTTCTTGGAAAAGATGGGAAAAGATGCCTATGCATCTTGAGAGTTCCAACATGTGCAGCATGTAATTCTCTATTGGCTTAGAGGACAAGGAGCTCTGTACCATTGCTCTTGCACTACATAAATGAACCAAATGGAGCAATAAGAAGGCACCCTTACCAACATGATTGGAGATACCTATATAAGTACCTAAggttgcaaaaagaaaaaaaaatggaatgcTTTTCTGCTAAACACATGTTCTTGAAAGACTTTGAGTCAATGAAGGAGAAGACAAATGAAATTGAGTTCTTAATTGAGCAAATGATCATGAAAAGATCATAACACCCAAACTGTTCAAGTACAGGCTCATCCAGAGACTGAGTAAATGGTGAACATCTAAGTTAATCAAATGCATAGGAGCTGAAACAAGGCAACACCTGCACAAGTGTGAGATGATGACTCACAAGGTAGATAATGTAACATGCTGTATTCTAGCATGAATCTCCACATGAGATAGACAAAAAGTCCTGTGTCAGTGGTTTCTTCTTTACTCCACTTAAATAGCCCTGGCCTtgcagcccaacaaaaaaaaaaaaaagaaagccctTTCTCATGACACAAATATATCTAGAAGAAACTTTACCATCAAGCCATTCAAAATACAGTATCATATAAGACTCCAAGTTTAGATTTTCTCAAGCAGCGCTTGTCAAACCAATCACTATCCATGCAATTCTAAATCTAAAGGAACCCAGATAATTAAATGACAACTTATAAAATTTTCTATTAAAATTGGCCTTCTATAAATTACCAAACATAATACACTTGCAAGCAAGGAAGGAAACAAGAGTAGCATCTCGTGCATTCACATAACACAAAAAAACAAGCATTTGGATTAAGTATCTTTTGAAACATATTATTGTTAGTAGCATGTACCTGATATCACCCAATTGATGGAAACAAAATGATGATTAACTACATTAGAGAGGATGTGCAGAGCCAATCTTAGTCATCTCAGTCCATTTAGAACCCAGCTCAGACTTAATACCAATATGTTGTCCAAACAGTAACAACTGTACCAGCCATCTGGTGAGTGGTTCCAACTGATTTTTTTCAATGTTAACTGTAAGCCAAGAATGACAAAAGCATACTTACAGGACAACAGGTACAATGGTCAAAAACTTCCTATTCCGTGTCAGTTGCTTGCCATTGTCCATCTGCTCCCACCAAGTCAAATTATTGTAAATACCCTGATCTTCAGCAAAGGGAGTTCCCTTCTTCCAATGGAAAAAGTGATAGGTAACCTGAGACAAATCAAGTCAAgaaatgaattaagataagaaaagtacaaaaaaaaaaaaaaagatacaaggtTACACATGAAGACATTATAACAATTGAAGATAATATTGTCAGTCATCAAATCAAAGAAAAACCTATTAGCTGAAAACCAAAAAAAATGGTTGACTGGTTGAAAATAGCAAATTCAGACTATATGTACTTCATAATGTAAATataatgataaagaaaaaaaatattcagaTATTGCTCATTGGGTTCATAATTAaacaataagaaataaaaattcagcTTCTAACTTCAAAAAACAGAATGCTTCTAATTTGCATATACATGGTGTTCCAACACCAAATCTAATCTGCATCATGATTTCTAATGATGTGATGACATCATTGTACTAACATCATCATGTTAGAAATTTGAAGTACGACCATATTGCCCATAAGCAGTGAAGCAGCCATGTTGAAGCATAAAAGAATATCCAACATTTTTTTTCTGCCATCTATAATCAAGCAGACAAGTTAGTGGAAATGTGCACTCTCAAATCAACTCTATGCAAATATCCATACTCTCATGCAAAATTTAATATCTTCAGAATATTTACACATAAGAAAACAAAATATGCATTTTAGAGTCAATTTACTATGTGTTGTATGCTTTCCAAGGCTGGTATGTGTTAGAATTACAAGCTAATATATACATAAAAGGAGGTCCTCTGACTAACTTCCTACAATATTCTCATCATTTCCTATGCATCTTTAACACTTAAAGACCACACTGAAAAATATATCTTCCTATGATATCATTACCAGTATTGATCTCAGTTTCTCGATCAGATTTTCTAGTCCATGGAAGATGGAGTCAACTTCAACGGTCAAGTAAGAATAATATTTCGTAAATCAAATATGTCCAATTTACCAGGTCATAAGATCGATAGAATGAAGATGAATCAGACAAAGAAGACGATGACTCATCACAAGTGATTAAAGGTCATGACAGATGATGCAAAAAATTGGAGCTAACCAACCTGATGGATTCAGGTATAGTTGACCTAATATGAAGCAAACGAAAACATGAAATTTGTTCAATCTTGTATCCCAAGTTCCCCAAATATGGTCTCTCTATCATGTTGCTGAAGGTTAAAGCAAGGATATTATCATCAGATAATCTTTTTTTCTCTGAAAATTGCATGGTAATTTGaaaagtaattaaaaaataagttaCTCTATCACTCATCTGGATCAAAAGAGAACAATAAAAGCCAACAAGGTCCTCCAAGGTTACTCCACATattcttaatccaattcaaaatcctaGATGACCAAGTCAGTCAAAGATACTATATAAAGTTAATTCCCCAGAACTGTGTCCAAATTATAGCAGCTACCCCTTTCTTTCCCTTGCCATGTCACCAAAGGTTGAACTTTTTTGAGAGTTCTACGCAATCAAAATCACTCCAATTTTTACGCAATCAAACAGCTGAAAAGAAAATTAAAGCCAGCACTATGACCTGACTCCTTCTATCTACTCCCCATTTCCAATCCAAAAAAACAGAATAAAAAACTCAAATCGCAGAACAATCCTAACTTTCTACCAAAATCACATCGGAGAAGGGCAATAACTCATCAGAATCGGTAAAATTAAGCTCCCTTAAAGTTCTAGGATCAGAAACAAACCAAAAGGAGATCTAAGAAGCACAGAAGAGAGGGCATACGGCGAAATGGAAGAGGTTGACGACAGTCCATGCCATCCCGGGGGAGCAACCGAAGATAGAGAGCACGAGGAGCcaggagaagaagaggataagGATGTAGGTGGTCCAGACCCCGGGGTACATGAACCACTCCGTGTTCTTGTTCAGATCCACCGGCGGCACCGTCTGCACGTAGAGCTTTGCCATCCCTCCTCttcactctccctctctctctctctctgtatccAAAAAGCTCCAATTTTTTCTCTATGAGACGGAGCGAGAGCGTggatggagaagaagagaagagcggTGGAGGATTTAATAGGTgggggaagaagaagggagaagACTTCTTCAGAGAGGAGAGCGGGAGGGGTGGAGCAAAGAGATCGGTCAAAGTGTCGACTTTGACTTTGCAATCGCCGTCTCCTTTGGAAACCGAGTGTACCGTGCGCTGGATCAACGAAATCCAGCTCGCAGTAGGAATGGATTCGGTTTGTTAGATGTACAGATGGACTTTGCAGAAAATTCCACGTGAGGCGCACCACATTGTCCTATTAaactatataattattattttataatatatattttatattttatattttatatttttatttaaaattttaaataataaaaatatttttttaaaaaaataatattttatatcgaTATTATAGCATCTtacattaaaattataattttttacataggacgtaataatttttttatatgatatcataaagagagaaaaatatttttattgttaaaaaattttaaaaatattttttttatgatattttgtgaAAAAATTATGGCACCTcatacagaaaatcataatttcaaatcagaatgtcataatatcgacatgaaatatcataatttttttgaaagaaaaaaatattttcatcattcaaaattttaaataaaaaataaaattaaaaattaaaaaatgatagTTACATGATCTAATCAGATGAGATGATGTGCTTCATATCGAATTTTTTATACCGCAAAcgatatacatagatggaatgGAGGCTTAAGCATGCCTGAGTTGGGCACCCAAAAATGCTGGCCGCCATCCTAACTCTTTTCCCAATATTCTACCATTTGGAAGTATTTCTAATCGGAAACTATTTGATTGTAATATCAAATACTTTAATATTTGACAAGTTTgtggaataattttaatttatagatCTTTTTGCAGCTATAATTTTTCTTAATCAGAATAAATATCGTAGCCACACTAATTTGGTGACGGTGGCTAAGGATGCTACTATTTTTGTTTGCCGATAGTCAGCCTACCACAATAATTCTGTAGTGATAATTTATTTTTACCGTCAAAAGTCTATATCGTTGAAATGATAATTTAGGTCAAAAAAGGCATGGAATATATTTACCCTACTTTTACAAAGTAAAAACTTGCTTTTGAGCTTTGAATAATTCACCATGAAATCACCGCATGCCAGCATTCTAAGATTGCGTTTGGTCCGTAATTGAAACTAAAATGGGCTAAAATAAGAATGAAAATAATCATATCTTTTGATatgtttgattgatgattaaaattgaaataaaattttaatattaaaaaataaaaattaaattaaaaaaataaaatattattttttataatcaaaatgggAAGAAGGTTCACCCTACCCAAAGAGCCCATCTCCTCTCCAACAAAACATGCGttaaaataattatatcaaaGTCCACCGCCTGCCCATCTCCATTGGAAGCGACGACCGGAACAGCCAAACACGAACCGTGCACGGACAGTTGCTAGCTTTGAAGGAGTCTAAAGACTTCGGTCCACCATGCATTCTAATCATGTTCATTATAAGATCTTGGCTTCGATCACAACCATCCATTTTAAGGGAGGCCTTGTTAATTGGTTGGGATTCAAAAGTGGTCATGTTTCGAGTCAAAGCACCGTAACCatgattttttttggttttaaaaaaaaaattctggtgACGGTGCTTTGACAACAAATCTCTGTCATTTTTCCTTAGCTTCTTCGTAAGCAACTTACTATTAATCTTAGgagatatttaattaaaaaaaattaaaatttaaaattaaaataaaaataaataaattttattctaaCCATTTAAATGGAAGGAATCTCATTCtccaaaatgaaataaaaattatccagtataTCTACAACTCAACCCATATTCTTCTctaaagattcaaatttttattcatcaCGAACCAAATACTTTGGAACATTTGGTCATTTCTATTTCGATTTTAATTTAtactaatttttatttcaattttaattctaattataaattaaatatctttttaaaattatcacCTCTAATTCCTaagttttcttctctcttttgccCATTCTTTCTGGTTTAATGGGTCTTGGATCTTTTTTCGAAGTCTACTGTCAAGGATGCCTTTGTCCGGATGCTTCTTTTTAGATACTTTAATTGTTATTGTTCTATTAAATTATTGTATTTGTTGAGGTGATACATATGGAATTAACAATTTGTAACCCAAGAGTAATTGATGAATAAGTCAACAGTAAATTGTAACGTTTGTGATACTACAGCAAAGAAAGCCTGTGACGGTAGAATTTTAGTGATACTTAGCAAAATCTATTACTGTAACTATTCCTCTGGACGGAGATGCAAGTggatcggatcagatcggatcatGAGTAACTTCGatccgatctaattttttgatcgaGTTCTAATGTTGGATCcagatccaattcaattgaaaatGGATTGAATTGGATCGGATCTATAATCAAAAAGTCTACCTCATTGGATTATTTggattggatcggatcggatctatGTATAATCCGATCccaatctaaaaattttggatCCAGCTCGAATCCAAATTCTGAtcggatcttattcatatgataaacCAATATAtgcaaaatttatgataaaaaaaaataaatactattttatcttgactattaatttataagtaatttttcaaaatctcaCAGTCAAATTGAGTAAAACTGtatgaaaaataataatactacAAGAGCATTTGAAATTCTAATCCTACTTTATTTATTCTATAGTTTACATATTGGATTCAATACTAAattcagatcggatcggatccgAATTCAGTAAATCCAAATTCGATCCGGAATATTGAAcggatctaattttaaaatccaaCCCTGTCCTTTAAGGCTTTTAAAATAGATTGGATTGGGTCTAAGCAGATCGGGCTTGATCGGATCACAGGTTGCTCCAACCCATATGCAGCCTTATTTATGGGTGTTGctaaaatattttatgttatGATGATATCTTGTAGCcgctacaaaaaataatattatataataatagttttagaAATTATCACAAAAGGTTTGTAACATTGCAGTAGTTATACACAAATATTACTAAATACTCTTTTATTACATTGGTACATTATAATCATAacagaagatgataatttatagcaatagttttaaaaaaaataaaacaataaatttataattcatggttatttgaaaatattattaaaaGTTGTTATAAGCATGGATATCTCATTCTACTGATGAAATACTATATTATATCtggcaatatattttaaaataaatactatatatatatatattgtagaaATCAAAATTACTACCAAAAATAGAGAAAATCAATATTcagaaaataatatataatttgcaCTATCATGAAGGAAGAATCTATAATCTATTAATTAAATCAACCATATTTTATATAGTAATCTattaaatttaagattttttttgtatGCGAGTGGTGCTGATAATCCATCAGAATCTCCATCATTATATGATAGGAATGGTTTCCGGGTGCACCAAAGGCATTTGATGTTTTATAGGTTAGGAGGCTGGGGGCGATGGATGTCAGAAGGTATTGAATGATAGCCTGGAGAACGTGGCCTAGTCATTCATATCCAAGGGCAAGATGCAAAAGGTTTTAATTTCTATACTCTTTGGATGGTCATGTCTTCGTATTCTGGGTTTGACAAATTCTTATTCCCTGTctttgttatagcccaaaacccagcagatccaaagcccaaaacagaaaaaaaaaaaaaaaaaaaaaaaaaaaaaaaaaaaaaaaaaaaaaaaaaaaaaaaaaaaatcgagaagaAAACTCTCGTTCTTCTCCAGCAAGACCAAAgcctattaggagtcctaggacccctcgaaaatcttaggaccctctataagaaggtctcccctcttcTTAAAATcgatccatcggcctcttctccctcgctttctttctgattttccgaagtagagccgcggacaccgttgtgAATCCCATTGcgattgcccgccgacgaggtcccaggaggccgaggtaagtccttctctttttcccctcttccttccctttccttcCATGCCCTTGTGCGTGGTGGCCGGCGACGAACGTCGTCaatttttggtcgggaaagacccctgtttttgggcttatttttcgtgaatttccggcgccggcgatcaaaattgaccgccggccatgtttcctccgtgatcggggaCTGGCCccatcggccgccggcctccgccgtggcggccgcggcccaaacggccgatcaaggccggaggaccaagagtcctctgttccggcgcgggaagaagaagaagaagaaaaagaagaaaaggaaaagaaaaaaaaagaaagagaagaaaaggaaaagaaaaaaaagaagaaaagaagaaaagaaaaagaaaaagaagaaaaaaaaagggacggagagagaaactctctctctctagattttaagatttatgaaattaattaattaatttaaaaaaaattaaaaaattaattaaattagcaataaaaataaaaaataaataaatataattagggtatccatggattagttcgaaaatcctggatgctgtcgacgaattgatcctcgtgggaacattagattttaataatttagttatttttaattcgataaaattttgatttaaaatatgatatttgacgtatcaggttcagagaaggattttcgagatccctagaatttttagtttggattttcttttgaggtaagtagtgtttttttttactgaatttatctgataaattatgaattaaataaatttatgcatgcttgtgattgaaattatttattgaaataattattggaattatttatgatgaaagttaattgtagaaattatttatgattgaagttatttgctgagcaattattatgatgatatatgatctcaaagaatgttataattgatttgacttgaatatcaaataattttattattttgaaaataataagtgaattggaagacaatatgaaattgacaacctgactgtgttgaggaccccgccaacgggggcatatacgttggcaattgactgtcctgaggatttatgtcgtcagtaagaccagcgacatgtcgccagatagaccagcgacaaaaccgccagtt encodes:
- the LOC105059311 gene encoding uncharacterized protein, with product MAKLYVQTVPPVDLNKNTEWFMYPGVWTTYILILFFSWLLVLSIFGCSPGMAWTVVNLFHFAVTYHFFHWKKGTPFAEDQGIYNNLTWWEQMDNGKQLTRNRKFLTIVPVVLYLISSHTTDYQNPMLSLNTLAVIVLVVAKLPNMHRVRILGINADR